The Thermotoga neapolitana DSM 4359 sequence TAACCTGCTTCATGGTGAGACCGTTTGACGTTCCGACGTATCTCACCTACGGAGTAGCGGATATAGGTTTTTGTGGCACGGACGTGCTCCTTGAGAAGGAAACAAGCCTCATACAGCCGTTCTTCATCCCAACGAACGTGAGCAGGATGGTGCTGGCAGGGCCGAAAGGAAAGAAGATTCCAGAGGGCGAAAAGAGAATAGCCACCAAGTTTCCAAACATCACAAGAAGGTACTGTGAATCCAGGGGCTGGCACTGCAAGATCATACCGCTGAAAGGATCCGTGGAACTTGCACCAATAGCCGGGCTTTCCGATCTCATCGTCGATATCACAGAAACGGGAAGAACCCTCCGGGAGAACGATCTTGAAGTCCTCGATGAAATATTCATCATAAGAACCCACGTTGTGGTGAATCCCGTGAGTTACAGAACGAAAAGAGAAGAAGTGATCTCCTTTCTGGAAAAACTCCAGGAGGTGATGAAAAATGATAATCATGAGAAATCCCACCGATGAGGACATTCTGAAACTCCTTGAGAGAAGAATGAAGGCCGCCTCAGAAGTGGAAGAGATCGTCAAGGAGATCATAAAAAGGGTGAAAAACGAAGGGGACAGAGCCCTCGAAGAGTATCTGAAGCGTTTTGAAAAATACCCTCTTAGCGTGAGAGAACTTCTTGTCTCAGAAGAAGAAATGGCAGAAGTGAGTGTAGAGAAAGATTTCATCGAAACCGTGAAAATCGTGATAGAGGATCTGAAAGAGTTCCATCAAAGGCAGAAAGAGACTTCCTTTTTCTTCACAACCGATGGTGGAAGTTTTCTTGGCGAGATGGTGGTTCCTCTTGAGAGCGTTGGGATATACGTTCCCGGAGGAAAAGTCCCGTACTTTTCCACCCTTCTCATGTGCGCCGTTCCTGCCATTGTGGCAGGTGTTGAAAGAATCGTCGTCACCACTCCACCCGATGAGAAGGGAAAAGTGTCCCCTTACATCCTGAAGGTGTGTGAAATTCTGGGTCTGAAAGAGATCTACAAGATGGGAGGAGCACATGCGATTGCTGCCCTCTCTTACGGAACAGAGACGGTGAAACCCGTTGACAAGATCGTGGGACCGGGTGGGGTTTTTGTTACACTCGCGAAGAAACTCGTTTATGGAGACGTGGGGATCGATTCCATAGCGGGTCCAAGTGAGATCACGATAATCACAGACGGAAGCATTCCTTTAGACTTTGTGGCAGCGGATTTTCTGTCCCAGGCTGAACACGATGAAAACGCCATGAGCGTGGTCATAACGACCTCGAAAGAAGTTTTCGAGAAACTTCCAGGGGTCATAGAAGAGCATCTTCAATCCCTTCCTGAAGAGAGAAGGAAAACCGCCGAGATATCCACGAGCAACTTCGGAATCATCGTATTCACCGACGATCTGAAAAGGGCCTTTGAGATCTCCAACCTCATCGCCCCAGAACATCTGGAAATACTCG is a genomic window containing:
- the hisG gene encoding ATP phosphoribosyltransferase, whose protein sequence is MLKLAIPKGRLEEKVMELLKKAGYTFQKESSILREGEDVTCFMVRPFDVPTYLTYGVADIGFCGTDVLLEKETSLIQPFFIPTNVSRMVLAGPKGKKIPEGEKRIATKFPNITRRYCESRGWHCKIIPLKGSVELAPIAGLSDLIVDITETGRTLRENDLEVLDEIFIIRTHVVVNPVSYRTKREEVISFLEKLQEVMKNDNHEKSHR
- the hisD gene encoding histidinol dehydrogenase, whose amino-acid sequence is MIIMRNPTDEDILKLLERRMKAASEVEEIVKEIIKRVKNEGDRALEEYLKRFEKYPLSVRELLVSEEEMAEVSVEKDFIETVKIVIEDLKEFHQRQKETSFFFTTDGGSFLGEMVVPLESVGIYVPGGKVPYFSTLLMCAVPAIVAGVERIVVTTPPDEKGKVSPYILKVCEILGLKEIYKMGGAHAIAALSYGTETVKPVDKIVGPGGVFVTLAKKLVYGDVGIDSIAGPSEITIITDGSIPLDFVAADFLSQAEHDENAMSVVITTSKEVFEKLPGVIEEHLQSLPEERRKTAEISTSNFGIIVFTDDLKRAFEISNLIAPEHLEILVEKPFEVLSYVKNAGSVFLGRYTCESVGDYGAGPNHVLPTFRSARFSSGLRVSDFTKKIFVTHFSEEDFKKKSVLYSRMARWEGFEAHARAVDVRRESL